A genomic segment from Streptomyces sp. NBC_01233 encodes:
- a CDS encoding thiolase family protein, which translates to MSIRTVRDVYVVDAVRTPIGKFGGALAGVRPDDLAAHVVRALVDRTPGLDPARIDDVVFGDANGAGEDNRDVARMAVLLAGLPVSVPGVTVNRLCGSGLEAVIQAARAIALGDASVAIAGGVESMSRAPWVVQKPERAFPAGHQQMWSTTLGWRMTNPRMPAEWTGSLGEGAELVADKYAVTREAQDAFALESHRKAAAAWAAGLYDGEVVPYEGVDLVRDECIREGSTPEALARLKPAFRTDGRGTVTAGNASPLNDGAAALLLTDEAGLAATGREPLARISASAVTGIEPQLFGLGPVDAVQRALGKAGRGLSDLTVLELNEAFAAQALGCLAAWPELDPAVVNPRGGAIAIGHPLGASGARLAGSVAHQLAAAGSGTGMAALCIGVGQGIALVLER; encoded by the coding sequence ATGAGCATCCGCACCGTCCGCGACGTCTACGTCGTCGACGCCGTCCGCACCCCGATCGGCAAGTTCGGCGGCGCCCTCGCCGGCGTGCGCCCGGACGACCTGGCCGCGCACGTGGTGCGCGCGCTGGTGGACCGTACGCCCGGGCTCGATCCGGCCCGCATCGACGACGTGGTCTTCGGCGACGCCAACGGCGCGGGCGAGGACAACCGCGACGTGGCCCGGATGGCCGTCCTGCTGGCCGGCCTCCCGGTGAGCGTCCCGGGGGTGACCGTCAACCGGCTGTGCGGGTCCGGCCTCGAAGCCGTGATCCAGGCAGCCCGCGCCATCGCGCTGGGCGACGCCTCCGTGGCCATCGCGGGCGGCGTCGAGTCGATGAGCCGCGCCCCCTGGGTGGTCCAGAAGCCCGAACGGGCCTTCCCCGCCGGACACCAGCAGATGTGGTCCACCACCCTCGGCTGGCGGATGACCAACCCGCGGATGCCCGCCGAGTGGACCGGCTCGCTCGGCGAGGGCGCCGAACTCGTCGCCGACAAGTACGCCGTCACCCGCGAGGCGCAGGACGCCTTCGCCCTGGAGAGCCACCGCAAGGCCGCGGCCGCCTGGGCCGCCGGGCTGTACGACGGCGAGGTCGTGCCGTACGAGGGCGTGGACCTGGTACGGGACGAGTGCATCCGGGAGGGTTCCACCCCCGAGGCCCTGGCCCGGCTGAAGCCGGCCTTCCGGACGGACGGCCGGGGCACGGTCACGGCCGGCAACGCCTCCCCCCTCAACGACGGCGCGGCCGCCCTGCTGTTGACCGACGAGGCGGGCCTGGCCGCCACCGGCCGGGAGCCGCTCGCCCGGATCAGCGCCTCCGCCGTCACGGGGATCGAGCCCCAGCTCTTCGGGCTGGGCCCGGTGGACGCGGTGCAGCGTGCCCTCGGCAAGGCCGGCCGCGGGCTGTCCGACCTCACCGTCCTCGAACTCAACGAGGCCTTCGCGGCTCAGGCGCTGGGCTGCCTGGCGGCCTGGCCGGAGCTGGACCCGGCCGTGGTCAACCCGCGCGGCGGCGCCATCGCGATCGGCCACCCGCTCGGCGCCTCGGGCGCCCGGCTGGCCGGCTCGGTCGCCCACCAGCTGGCGGCGGCCGGCTCCGGTACGGGCATGGCGGCGCTGTGCATCGGCGTCGGGCAGGGCATCGCGCTGGTCCTGGAACGCTGA
- a CDS encoding dihydrolipoyl dehydrogenase family protein — MTEAVEYDVVVLGGGPAGENIVDRTRAAGLSTALVESELVGGECSYWACVPSKALLRPVLARADARRVPGLAGAVEGPLDTAAVLAHRDYWTGDWKDQGQIDWLDSTGAHVYRGHGRLHGVRKVAVTSPEGEHHVLAARHAVVVATGTRAVIPDLPGITGARPWTSREATSAQGVPGRLLIVGGSVVAAEMATAWQGLGSQVTVLVRGSGLLPRMEPFAGELVAEALRAAGAVVRTGVAVEAVVRDGSTGPVRVVLEGGETLEGDELLMATGRSPRTDDIGLDTVGLTAGKWIEVDDTCRVPGHDWLYAVGDVNHRALLTHQGKYQARIVGAAIAARAAGDPLDTDPWGAHTATADTRALPQAVFTDPEAAAVGLTLAEAERAGRRVRAVDYDLSKVSGAGLYADGYRGRARMVVDLDREVLLGATFVGPGAAELIHAATIAVAGEVPLARLWHAVPAFPTISEIWLRLLETYRG, encoded by the coding sequence ATGACTGAAGCCGTGGAGTACGACGTCGTGGTGCTCGGCGGGGGCCCGGCCGGCGAGAACATCGTCGACCGGACCCGCGCCGCCGGGCTGAGCACGGCGCTCGTGGAGAGCGAACTGGTGGGCGGCGAGTGCTCGTACTGGGCGTGCGTGCCGAGCAAGGCGCTGCTGCGCCCGGTGCTGGCCCGGGCCGACGCCCGCCGGGTGCCGGGGCTGGCCGGGGCCGTCGAGGGTCCCCTGGACACGGCGGCGGTGCTGGCACACCGCGACTACTGGACCGGTGACTGGAAGGACCAGGGCCAGATCGACTGGCTCGATTCCACCGGGGCCCACGTCTACCGCGGCCACGGCCGGCTCCACGGGGTCCGCAAGGTCGCCGTCACCAGCCCCGAGGGCGAGCACCACGTACTGGCGGCCCGGCATGCCGTGGTCGTCGCCACCGGCACCCGGGCCGTGATCCCGGACCTGCCCGGCATCACCGGAGCCCGCCCGTGGACCAGCCGCGAGGCGACCTCCGCCCAGGGGGTCCCGGGCCGGCTGCTGATCGTGGGCGGCTCGGTGGTCGCCGCCGAGATGGCCACCGCCTGGCAGGGCCTCGGATCGCAGGTCACCGTGCTGGTACGCGGCTCCGGGCTGCTGCCGCGGATGGAGCCCTTCGCGGGAGAACTGGTCGCCGAGGCCCTGCGCGCGGCCGGGGCGGTGGTCCGTACGGGCGTGGCCGTCGAGGCGGTCGTACGGGACGGCTCGACCGGCCCCGTCCGGGTGGTGCTGGAGGGCGGCGAGACCCTGGAGGGCGACGAACTGCTGATGGCGACGGGCCGGTCACCGCGCACCGACGACATCGGGCTGGACACCGTGGGCCTGACCGCGGGCAAGTGGATCGAGGTCGACGACACCTGCCGGGTGCCCGGCCACGACTGGCTGTACGCCGTCGGGGACGTCAATCACCGGGCGCTCCTCACCCACCAGGGCAAGTACCAGGCCCGGATCGTGGGCGCCGCGATCGCCGCCCGTGCGGCCGGCGACCCGCTGGACACCGACCCCTGGGGCGCGCACACGGCGACCGCCGACACCCGTGCCCTCCCGCAGGCCGTCTTCACCGACCCGGAGGCCGCCGCGGTCGGCCTGACCCTGGCAGAGGCCGAGCGGGCCGGCCGCCGGGTGCGCGCCGTCGACTACGACCTGTCGAAGGTCTCCGGCGCCGGGCTGTACGCCGACGGCTACCGCGGCCGCGCACGGATGGTCGTCGACCTCGACCGCGAGGTCCTCCTGGGGGCCACCTTCGTCGGCCCGGGCGCCGCCGAGCTGATCCACGCGGCCACCATCGCGGTCGCGGGGGAGGTTCCGCTCGCGCGGCTGTGGCACGCGGTGCCGGCCTTCCCGACCATCAGCGAGATCTGGCTGCGGCTGCTGGAGACCTACCGGGGGTGA
- a CDS encoding DUF5988 family protein encodes MTNKAALEGGPDDLPERIVPIASPGEDLKVPHRGGYEHFKPTARQQDSPQGRLQVYEWWERTEIAE; translated from the coding sequence ATGACGAACAAGGCAGCCTTGGAGGGCGGCCCGGACGATCTCCCAGAGCGGATCGTCCCGATCGCCTCGCCCGGAGAAGACCTGAAGGTTCCGCACCGCGGCGGATACGAGCACTTCAAGCCCACCGCGCGGCAGCAGGACAGCCCGCAGGGGCGACTGCAGGTCTACGAGTGGTGGGAACGCACCGAGATCGCCGAATGA
- a CDS encoding thioredoxin family protein, translating to MATVELTKENFDQTVSEHPFVLIDFWAGWCRPCLQFAPVYERASEAHPDLLFAKVDTEAQQELAGAFQITSIPTLMIVRDQVAIFAQPGALPEAALTDLIGQARALDMDEVRSKIAGTQQGGAQDAGTQDPGTPEA from the coding sequence GTGGCTACAGTCGAGCTCACCAAGGAAAACTTCGACCAGACGGTCAGCGAGCACCCGTTCGTGCTGATCGACTTCTGGGCGGGCTGGTGCCGGCCGTGCCTGCAGTTCGCGCCGGTCTACGAGAGGGCCTCCGAGGCCCACCCCGACCTGCTCTTCGCCAAGGTGGACACCGAGGCGCAGCAGGAGCTGGCCGGTGCCTTCCAGATCACCTCGATCCCGACCCTGATGATCGTCCGGGACCAGGTGGCCATCTTCGCCCAGCCCGGCGCCCTGCCGGAGGCGGCGCTGACCGACCTCATCGGGCAGGCCCGCGCGCTCGACATGGACGAGGTGCGCTCCAAGATCGCCGGCACGCAGCAGGGCGGCGCGCAGGACGCCGGCACCCAGGACCCCGGCACGCCGGAGGCCTGA